From a single Planococcus shenhongbingii genomic region:
- a CDS encoding prepilin peptidase yields MFITYTAFFSIFGLVFGSFYNVVGLRVPKNESIAFPPSHCTKCDRQLTALDLVPVFSYLFLRGRCRSCGEKIHWVYPLMEAITAALFAISFWQLGFTPELIVALIFVSLLVIIMVSDIAYMLIPDKVLLPVGIVLLALRLFIPLDPWWDALLGAAIGFGILLLIAIVSKGGMGGGDIKLFFVIGLVLGTSGTLMTLFFASLIGAIAGIIQLRINNQDRKTPVPFGPSIALGAVITYFWGDTLLNWYMNFWG; encoded by the coding sequence ATGTTTATCACCTATACAGCTTTCTTTTCAATATTTGGGCTCGTGTTCGGCTCGTTCTATAATGTCGTAGGATTGCGCGTGCCGAAAAACGAATCGATCGCTTTTCCGCCTTCCCATTGCACGAAATGCGACCGCCAGCTGACGGCGCTCGACTTGGTTCCGGTATTTTCTTATTTATTCTTGAGAGGGCGCTGCCGTTCATGCGGAGAAAAGATCCATTGGGTCTACCCGTTGATGGAAGCAATCACAGCCGCGTTATTTGCCATTTCGTTTTGGCAGCTGGGTTTTACGCCTGAACTGATTGTTGCGCTCATTTTCGTATCGCTTCTGGTCATCATCATGGTCTCGGATATCGCTTATATGCTGATTCCGGATAAGGTGCTTTTACCAGTCGGTATCGTTTTATTGGCATTGCGTTTGTTCATCCCGCTCGACCCGTGGTGGGATGCATTGCTCGGTGCTGCTATTGGATTCGGTATTTTATTATTGATTGCCATTGTTTCAAAAGGCGGCATGGGCGGCGGCGACATCAAACTGTTTTTCGTCATCGGTTTGGTGCTCGGGACGAGTGGCACGTTAATGACCTTGTTCTTTGCTTCGCTCATTGGAGCGATTGCTGGAATCATTCAGCTGCGCATCAACAACCAAGACCGCAAGACACCGGTGCCATTCGGTCCGTCGATTGCACTTGGCGCCGTCATCACTTATTTCTGGGGCGACACGTTATTGAACTGGTATATGAATTTCTGGGGATGA
- a CDS encoding Maf family protein, giving the protein MKFKATQPVILASASPRRKELLEGIGIDFSIIPSLKEEPDPSQFQTAMGYVIECAMQKAKDVAKTHPEAVVIGSDTVVVLDGEILRKPQSKQQAQEYLHRLSGQTHDVITAITIVKGNSEQSFHEMTRVTFYDLPEDWIEAYTSTDDPYDKAGAYGIQTMSGLFVRKIDGDYNTVVGLPIASLTQKLLLSGYIALEGSRVHAD; this is encoded by the coding sequence ATGAAATTCAAAGCCACTCAGCCGGTCATCCTGGCTTCAGCATCACCGCGCAGAAAAGAATTATTGGAAGGCATCGGCATCGACTTTTCGATCATCCCGAGTTTGAAAGAAGAGCCGGACCCGTCGCAGTTCCAGACGGCGATGGGCTACGTCATTGAATGCGCGATGCAAAAAGCGAAAGACGTCGCGAAAACACATCCGGAAGCGGTCGTCATCGGTTCGGATACGGTCGTCGTACTGGACGGTGAGATTTTGCGCAAGCCGCAGAGCAAACAGCAAGCCCAGGAATATCTGCACCGGCTGTCAGGCCAGACGCACGACGTCATCACAGCGATCACGATCGTCAAAGGCAATAGCGAGCAGTCGTTCCATGAAATGACCCGTGTGACGTTCTACGACTTGCCTGAAGACTGGATCGAGGCTTATACCAGCACCGATGACCCGTACGACAAAGCGGGCGCATACGGCATCCAGACAATGTCCGGCTTATTCGTCAGAAAAATTGACGGCGATTACAATACGGTCGTCGGTTTGCCGATAGCGAGCTTGACACAAAAGCTGCTGCTGTCGGGTTATATTGCACTGGAAGGGAGCCGCGTCCATGCAGATTGA
- the radC gene encoding RadC family protein, whose amino-acid sequence MQIEQALMIRDVHAADRPRERLVNQGAMSLSNQELIAILLRTGTKQESVLHLANRVLTYFEQIQGLKDATIEEMISIKGIGQAKAVQLLAAVELGRRLSSKQTDTKFTIRSPKDAASYLMADMTSLKQEHFVVLFLNIKNQVMHKQTIFVGSLNASIVHPREIFREAVRRSSASIVCAHNHPSGNPAPSPEDIAVTKRLMEAGSIIGIELLDHIIIGDHQFTSLNEKGFM is encoded by the coding sequence ATGCAGATTGAACAGGCATTGATGATCCGGGACGTCCATGCTGCTGACCGCCCGAGAGAGCGGCTGGTCAACCAAGGCGCGATGAGCTTATCGAACCAGGAGCTCATCGCGATTTTGCTGCGCACCGGCACGAAACAGGAATCGGTTTTGCATTTGGCGAACCGGGTCCTGACTTATTTTGAACAGATTCAGGGATTGAAAGACGCGACGATTGAAGAAATGATTTCCATCAAAGGCATCGGCCAGGCAAAAGCGGTGCAGCTCCTCGCGGCGGTTGAGCTTGGCCGGCGTCTGTCCTCGAAACAGACCGATACGAAATTCACCATCCGTTCCCCGAAAGATGCCGCTTCGTATTTGATGGCGGATATGACTTCACTCAAACAGGAACATTTCGTCGTATTGTTCCTCAATATCAAAAACCAGGTCATGCATAAACAGACCATATTTGTCGGCAGTTTGAACGCCAGCATCGTCCATCCGCGCGAAATTTTCCGGGAAGCGGTGAGGCGTTCTTCTGCGTCAATAGTTTGTGCCCATAATCACCCGTCCGGCAATCCGGCGCCTTCCCCTGAAGACATCGCTGTTACCAAGCGTTTGATGGAAGCGGGAAGCATCATCGGCATAGAGCTATTGGATCATATAATTATAGGCGACCATCAGTTCACTTCCTTGAACGAAAAGGGATTTATGTAG
- a CDS encoding rod shape-determining protein, whose product MFGIGSKDVGIDLGTANTLVFIKDKGIVLREPSVVVKNTITGEILAVGNEARKMMGRTPGSIVAIRPMKDGVIADFDTTAAMIQYYLREALKSSGRNWQKPNIMICVPYGITSVESRAIINAARQAGAREAYTIEEPFAAAIGANLPVWEPTGSMVVDIGGGTTEVAVISLGGIVSSQSVRVAGDAFDIAVTQHIRKTYNVMIGERTAEAIKMEIGSASTVTEEEKNAKMEIRGRDMLTGLPKTIEITAAEISEALKEAIESIMVAIRSTLEKTPPELSADVMERGIVLTGGGALLKNLDKVIADETGLPVIIAENPLDCVAIGTGKALDNIEQVRRQQSHK is encoded by the coding sequence GTGTTTGGAATTGGATCGAAAGATGTAGGGATAGATTTAGGTACGGCTAATACGCTGGTTTTCATTAAAGATAAAGGGATTGTTCTTCGTGAACCGTCTGTTGTTGTTAAGAACACCATTACGGGTGAGATCCTTGCAGTCGGGAACGAAGCACGCAAAATGATGGGCCGTACACCTGGGTCAATCGTCGCGATCCGTCCGATGAAAGACGGAGTGATCGCTGATTTCGATACGACTGCAGCGATGATCCAATATTATTTGCGGGAAGCGTTGAAATCGTCCGGCCGCAACTGGCAGAAACCGAACATCATGATTTGTGTGCCTTATGGCATCACTTCCGTGGAAAGCCGCGCTATCATTAATGCCGCTCGCCAGGCTGGAGCCCGCGAAGCTTATACTATTGAAGAGCCGTTTGCAGCTGCAATCGGCGCAAATCTGCCTGTTTGGGAACCTACCGGCAGTATGGTCGTCGATATTGGTGGCGGTACGACTGAAGTGGCCGTCATTTCACTTGGCGGAATTGTCTCTAGCCAGTCTGTCCGCGTTGCTGGGGATGCATTTGATATTGCGGTTACCCAGCATATCCGCAAAACATATAACGTTATGATCGGTGAACGGACAGCAGAAGCGATTAAAATGGAAATTGGTTCTGCCAGCACTGTAACAGAAGAAGAGAAAAATGCTAAAATGGAAATCCGTGGACGTGATATGCTTACTGGGCTGCCGAAAACGATTGAAATCACTGCAGCAGAAATCTCTGAAGCGCTGAAAGAAGCGATCGAATCGATTATGGTCGCCATCAGATCCACGCTTGAAAAGACGCCGCCTGAACTGTCAGCGGATGTCATGGAGCGCGGAATTGTGTTGACAGGTGGCGGAGCTTTGCTTAAGAACCTGGACAAAGTGATTGCGGATGAAACGGGTCTGCCAGTGATCATCGCAGAAAATCCATTGGACTGCGTAGCGATCGGAACTGGTAAAGCTTTAGATAATATAGAACAGGTTCGACGCCAGCAATCACATAAATAA
- the mreC gene encoding rod shape-determining protein MreC, with protein sequence MFHFFTNKRLILLLLGVILLVALISFSLRDRDNVSLPEQIIKDGVGAGQMVFSGPAHFVTGIFDSIDSLLNTYEENKYLKSRLEEFASVQAEATNLRSENDELKALVGKEEDLRSYNPIHATVIARNPDQWEEKIIINEGSTNGVKENMAVMTAQGLIGKVVLTTPFTSTVELISTQNPNYRVSAMVIGGKKDVFGLIEGYDVERRELLLKRIDADIDLKVGQQVISSGLGGIFPKGIVIGEITEIAIDEFGLTKLVYVKPAADFSLLNHVVIADRVLPEVDGEDNGEVGDEES encoded by the coding sequence ATGTTCCATTTTTTTACAAACAAGCGGCTTATTTTGCTGCTGTTGGGCGTCATCCTGCTTGTTGCTTTAATTTCTTTTTCTCTCCGGGACCGCGATAATGTGTCGCTGCCGGAGCAAATCATCAAGGATGGCGTCGGAGCCGGCCAAATGGTCTTTTCCGGACCCGCTCATTTCGTCACTGGGATTTTTGACAGCATAGATTCTCTTTTAAATACATATGAAGAAAATAAGTATTTGAAATCGCGTTTAGAAGAGTTTGCAAGCGTGCAAGCGGAAGCGACCAATCTGCGTTCTGAGAACGACGAACTGAAAGCACTTGTCGGCAAAGAAGAAGATTTGCGCAGCTACAACCCGATCCATGCCACCGTCATTGCCCGCAATCCGGATCAATGGGAAGAGAAAATCATCATCAATGAAGGATCGACGAACGGGGTCAAGGAAAATATGGCCGTTATGACTGCTCAAGGCCTTATCGGCAAAGTGGTCTTGACTACGCCGTTCACTTCCACTGTTGAATTGATTTCGACCCAGAATCCGAATTACCGGGTATCGGCCATGGTAATCGGCGGCAAAAAAGATGTTTTCGGCTTGATCGAAGGCTATGACGTGGAACGCCGCGAATTGCTGCTGAAACGGATTGATGCAGATATCGACTTGAAAGTAGGCCAGCAAGTCATTTCAAGCGGACTCGGCGGCATTTTCCCGAAAGGCATCGTCATCGGGGAAATTACGGAAATCGCCATTGATGAATTCGGTTTGACGAAGCTGGTGTATGTTAAACCGGCGGCTGATTTTTCGCTGCTGAATCATGTCGTGATTGCGGATCGGGTTTTACCGGAAGTAGACGGGGAAGATAATGGAGAAGTCGGAGATGAGGAATCATGA
- the mreD gene encoding rod shape-determining protein MreD, producing the protein MMRFLIPLIGLFLFYLEPVFGLFSPLQIGGEYYYVVPRFLIMFLIFVSVYFDTKHAMFYGLFFGLLYDVFFIDIIGLYSFLYPAICVLAGYIVKNLQRNLYITTMVTLVLTAAFEFILYQFFSLISLTSIPIGTFFDTRLMPTMIANSMFLVILGWAFRSMIVGRFEARRKNPSLSRFNG; encoded by the coding sequence ATGATGAGATTTCTGATTCCGTTGATCGGGCTTTTCCTGTTTTACTTGGAACCGGTATTCGGCTTGTTTTCGCCATTACAGATCGGCGGGGAATATTATTATGTCGTCCCCCGTTTTCTGATTATGTTTTTGATTTTTGTGTCGGTTTATTTCGACACAAAACACGCAATGTTTTACGGATTATTTTTCGGCCTCTTGTATGATGTCTTTTTCATCGATATAATTGGTCTATATTCTTTTTTGTATCCGGCGATTTGTGTGCTGGCTGGATACATCGTGAAAAACCTGCAACGGAATTTATACATCACGACGATGGTGACCTTGGTATTGACTGCTGCATTTGAATTTATCCTGTATCAGTTTTTCTCCTTGATCTCGTTGACGTCGATTCCGATAGGCACATTTTTCGATACACGGCTGATGCCGACGATGATTGCAAACTCGATGTTCTTGGTCATTCTCGGCTGGGCATTCAGATCAATGATTGTCGGCCGGTTTGAAGCACGGCGGAAAAATCCGAGTTTATCACGCTTTAACGGATAG
- the minC gene encoding septum site-determining protein MinC gives MKNLVYIKGTKQGLVLQLDDQCSYTDLLKELQAKVSDPALEGSAEVQINLGNRYCTEAQIKEITNITQKDTELRVISVKSDVITVEESNRRILERQSETYVGIVRSGQIVRAEGDLVVVGDVNPNGRVVAGGNIYVLGRLKGIAHAGANGNREAVIAASWLEATHLQIDDELEIMTDELTVLSEQPEMECAYLHKNGSIIIDRLQELRFLRPEISTFKGGS, from the coding sequence TTGAAGAATCTTGTCTATATCAAAGGGACGAAACAGGGGCTTGTGCTGCAGCTCGACGACCAGTGTTCTTACACCGATCTGCTAAAAGAGCTGCAGGCAAAGGTGTCGGACCCTGCGCTTGAAGGCAGTGCAGAAGTACAGATTAACCTTGGCAACCGGTATTGCACGGAAGCCCAGATCAAAGAAATTACCAACATCACGCAAAAAGATACGGAGTTGCGCGTCATTAGTGTGAAAAGCGATGTGATTACGGTTGAAGAAAGCAATCGCCGTATTCTGGAGCGCCAGTCCGAAACGTATGTCGGCATCGTACGCTCTGGCCAAATCGTCAGAGCGGAAGGCGACCTCGTCGTTGTCGGGGACGTCAATCCGAACGGCCGCGTCGTCGCCGGCGGCAATATTTATGTGCTGGGCCGTTTGAAAGGCATCGCGCATGCAGGGGCGAACGGCAACCGGGAGGCGGTCATTGCCGCTTCATGGCTCGAAGCAACGCATTTGCAGATCGATGACGAATTGGAAATTATGACAGATGAGTTGACAGTGTTATCGGAACAGCCGGAAATGGAATGTGCTTATTTACATAAAAATGGCAGCATCATTATCGACCGTTTGCAGGAATTGCGATTCTTGCGGCCTGAAATTTCAACGTTTAAAGGAGGAAGCTAA
- the minD gene encoding septum site-determining protein MinD, which translates to MGEAIVITSGKGGVGKTTTTANLGTALALQGKKVCLIDTDIGLRNLDVILGLENRIIYDLVDVLDGRCKVHQALVKDKRFDDMLYLLPAAQTTDKNAINPEQMKELVTELKKEYDFVIIDCPAGIEQGYKNAVAGADKAIVVTTPEISAVRDADRIIGLLELEEGIEPPKLIINRIRQHLMNAGDSMDINEITTHLSIDLLGIVADDETVISSSNRGEPVVMDPTNRAALGYRNIARRILGESVPLMTMDKKNQGVFSKIKAIFAKS; encoded by the coding sequence GTGGGAGAAGCAATAGTGATTACATCAGGTAAGGGAGGCGTCGGAAAGACGACGACAACCGCCAATCTCGGCACTGCATTGGCTCTTCAAGGGAAAAAGGTATGCTTGATCGATACGGATATAGGTTTACGGAATTTAGATGTTATTCTTGGGCTCGAAAACCGGATCATTTACGATTTGGTGGACGTCCTCGATGGCCGCTGCAAAGTGCATCAAGCGCTTGTTAAAGATAAACGTTTTGATGATATGCTGTATTTGCTGCCTGCTGCGCAGACGACAGATAAAAACGCGATCAATCCGGAACAGATGAAGGAACTCGTCACTGAACTGAAAAAAGAGTACGATTTCGTCATCATCGACTGCCCGGCTGGTATCGAGCAAGGCTATAAAAACGCCGTTGCTGGTGCGGACAAAGCAATTGTCGTAACCACTCCTGAAATTTCAGCAGTGCGCGACGCCGACCGCATCATCGGCCTTTTGGAACTTGAAGAAGGAATCGAACCGCCAAAATTGATCATCAACCGTATTCGCCAGCATTTGATGAATGCCGGCGATTCAATGGATATCAATGAAATCACGACGCATCTTTCCATCGACTTGCTGGGAATCGTAGCCGATGACGAAACGGTCATCTCAAGCTCGAACCGCGGCGAGCCGGTTGTGATGGATCCGACCAACCGTGCCGCTCTTGGCTACCGCAACATTGCCCGCCGGATTCTGGGTGAATCCGTGCCGCTGATGACGATGGATAAAAAGAACCAAGGCGTTTTTTCAAAAATCAAAGCGATTTTCGCGAAATCCTGA
- the rplU gene encoding 50S ribosomal protein L21: protein MYAIIETGGKQIKVEAGQEIYVEKLNGEAGDVITFDKVLFVGGEDAKVGVPFVEGATVTAKVEKHGKQKKITVFKYKAKKNYHKKQGHRQPYTKLTVDAINL, encoded by the coding sequence ATGTACGCAATTATTGAAACTGGTGGTAAACAAATCAAAGTTGAAGCGGGCCAAGAGATCTACGTTGAGAAATTGAACGGAGAAGCTGGTGACGTCATCACATTTGACAAAGTTTTATTCGTAGGTGGAGAAGACGCTAAAGTGGGTGTTCCTTTTGTTGAAGGAGCTACTGTTACAGCTAAAGTTGAAAAACACGGCAAACAGAAAAAAATCACGGTCTTCAAATACAAAGCGAAAAAGAACTACCATAAAAAACAAGGTCATCGTCAGCCATACACGAAATTGACTGTCGACGCGATCAACCTGTAA
- a CDS encoding ribosomal-processing cysteine protease Prp codes for MIRVNVKETSNRILSFEMSGHADFAEHGQDLVCAGASAVSFGAVNAIMELTKIEPQIQQESSGFLKVVFPEGLDEKTEEQVQLLVRAMIVSLKTIEHDYGKYIKITFTA; via the coding sequence ATGATACGAGTAAACGTAAAAGAAACGTCTAACCGCATTTTGTCTTTCGAAATGTCGGGTCATGCGGATTTTGCTGAACACGGGCAAGACCTCGTATGTGCTGGAGCATCCGCTGTCTCATTTGGAGCGGTGAATGCCATTATGGAGCTGACGAAAATTGAACCCCAAATCCAGCAGGAAAGCAGCGGCTTTTTGAAAGTCGTGTTTCCCGAAGGCCTTGATGAGAAAACAGAAGAGCAAGTTCAATTGCTCGTGCGTGCCATGATCGTTTCCTTAAAAACGATTGAACATGATTACGGAAAATATATCAAAATAACCTTCACAGCTTAG
- the rpmA gene encoding 50S ribosomal protein L27, producing MLRLDLQFFASKKGVGSTRNGRDSESKRLGAKRADGQLVSGGSILYRQRGTKIYPGENVGRGGDDTLFAKVDGIVRFERYGRDRKKVSVYPVAQEA from the coding sequence ATGTTAAGATTAGATCTTCAGTTTTTTGCATCCAAAAAAGGTGTAGGTTCAACGAGAAACGGACGTGACTCAGAATCTAAACGCCTTGGCGCAAAACGTGCAGACGGCCAACTCGTTTCTGGCGGCTCAATTTTATACCGTCAACGCGGTACTAAAATTTACCCTGGCGAAAACGTAGGACGCGGTGGAGACGATACACTTTTTGCAAAAGTTGACGGAATCGTACGTTTCGAACGTTACGGACGCGACAGAAAAAAAGTGAGCGTATACCCTGTAGCACAAGAAGCTTAA
- a CDS encoding Spo0B domain-containing protein, whose translation MKEMTTVAQSLRHARHDFLNELQLINMYLDLGRQEEAQAIIRSHAEAAVHLSRLAGLKMPLTEEWLLLAKWQHPEFHFHVECLAHRAPVELDAAFTRLLELFVATALPQMDPYAEHECCVRLANEEESLMMEITLNGNWTEIEFPEVSGLYAVKECDSDSMKLTVRAQMEG comes from the coding sequence ATGAAAGAAATGACAACGGTGGCACAATCGCTGCGGCATGCGCGCCATGACTTCTTGAATGAATTGCAGTTGATCAATATGTATTTGGATCTTGGTCGGCAGGAAGAGGCTCAAGCGATTATTCGCTCGCATGCCGAAGCGGCTGTGCATCTCAGCCGGCTTGCCGGTTTGAAGATGCCCTTGACAGAGGAATGGCTGCTGCTCGCAAAATGGCAGCATCCGGAGTTTCATTTTCATGTGGAATGTTTGGCACACCGGGCGCCGGTGGAACTGGATGCAGCTTTTACCCGTCTGCTAGAGCTTTTTGTGGCGACGGCGCTGCCGCAAATGGACCCGTATGCGGAGCATGAATGCTGCGTCAGGTTAGCGAATGAGGAAGAGTCATTGATGATGGAAATAACATTGAACGGAAATTGGACGGAGATTGAGTTTCCGGAAGTTTCAGGGTTATATGCAGTAAAAGAGTGCGATTCGGACAGTATGAAACTGACTGTACGCGCACAGATGGAGGGATAA
- the obgE gene encoding GTPase ObgE gives MFVDHVKVYVRGGDGGDGMVAFRREKYVPDGGPAGGDGGKGGDVVFVVEEGLRTLMDFRYKRIFKADRGTHGMSKNQHGAKATDTFIKVPPGTVVKDAETGETIADLVEHGQTAVIARGGRGGRGNSRFATPQNPAPELSEKGEPGFERNVIMELKVLADAGLVGFPSVGKSTLLSVVSAAKPKIAEYHFTTIVPNLGMVETDDQRSFVMADLPGLIEGAHQGIGLGHQFLRHIERTRVIIHVIDMSAMEGRDPYEDYVTINEELKQYNMRLTERPQLIVANKMDMPDAEENLKEFRKKLPEDARIFPISALSRQGLSNLLFAIADLLEVTAEFPLIDEVDEESENTVLYKHESDADGFDITRDPDGSFVLSGYAIERLFKMTDFSREDSIRRFARQMRGMGIDDALRERGAENGDTVRLLEFEFEFMD, from the coding sequence ATGTTTGTCGATCACGTAAAAGTTTATGTTAGAGGTGGCGACGGCGGGGACGGAATGGTTGCGTTCCGCCGCGAAAAATATGTACCAGATGGCGGTCCTGCAGGGGGGGACGGCGGTAAAGGTGGCGATGTCGTATTTGTCGTTGAAGAAGGCTTGCGCACATTAATGGATTTCCGCTACAAACGGATTTTCAAAGCTGACCGTGGAACACACGGAATGAGCAAAAATCAGCACGGAGCGAAAGCAACCGATACATTCATCAAAGTTCCACCTGGCACAGTCGTAAAAGATGCCGAAACAGGCGAAACAATTGCCGATTTGGTGGAACATGGCCAAACTGCAGTCATCGCACGCGGTGGCCGTGGAGGGCGCGGGAACTCCCGTTTTGCCACTCCTCAAAACCCGGCTCCGGAATTATCGGAAAAAGGAGAGCCAGGATTTGAACGCAATGTCATTATGGAACTGAAAGTATTGGCGGATGCCGGTTTAGTCGGATTCCCGAGTGTCGGAAAGTCGACTCTTTTATCAGTCGTTTCCGCTGCCAAACCGAAAATTGCAGAATACCATTTCACAACAATCGTACCGAATCTCGGCATGGTTGAAACAGACGATCAGCGCAGTTTCGTTATGGCGGATTTACCTGGATTGATTGAAGGCGCGCACCAAGGTATCGGGCTTGGCCATCAATTCCTGCGCCATATTGAACGCACACGAGTCATTATCCATGTCATCGATATGTCTGCCATGGAAGGTCGCGATCCGTATGAGGATTATGTAACCATCAACGAAGAATTGAAGCAATACAATATGCGCTTGACTGAACGCCCGCAATTGATTGTAGCCAATAAAATGGACATGCCGGATGCGGAAGAAAACTTGAAAGAATTCCGCAAGAAATTGCCGGAAGACGCACGCATTTTCCCGATTTCTGCATTAAGCCGCCAAGGCTTGTCAAATCTATTATTCGCGATTGCGGATTTGTTGGAAGTAACTGCAGAGTTCCCATTGATCGACGAAGTGGACGAAGAATCAGAAAATACAGTTCTTTACAAACACGAATCGGATGCCGATGGATTCGACATCACACGCGATCCGGACGGTTCGTTTGTATTGAGTGGCTATGCGATTGAACGTTTGTTCAAAATGACCGATTTCTCACGGGAAGATTCGATTCGCCGATTTGCCCGCCAAATGCGCGGCATGGGCATTGATGACGCTTTGCGCGAACGCGGAGCGGAAAACGGAGACACGGTCCGTTTGCTTGAGTTTGAATTCGAATTTATGGACTAA
- a CDS encoding ACT domain-containing protein: MKDISEQRFYLVREDVLTEAMVKTLEVKRLLQRDRMSILDAVNKTGLSRSAFYKYRDAVFPFHSIVRERILTVFLQLEDRSGTLATLLQTVAEARCNILTIHQTIPIQGRANVTLSLDVTAMEMDLDAFLQQLKKLDFVESAEVVSSGSS, from the coding sequence ATGAAGGATATATCGGAACAACGGTTTTATTTGGTGCGGGAGGACGTTTTGACCGAGGCCATGGTGAAGACGCTTGAAGTCAAACGGCTTCTGCAGCGCGACCGCATGTCGATTTTGGATGCGGTCAATAAGACCGGTCTGTCACGATCTGCGTTTTATAAATATCGAGATGCGGTATTCCCATTCCATTCAATCGTCAGAGAGCGGATTCTGACGGTATTCCTGCAATTGGAAGACCGCTCAGGCACGCTCGCGACACTTCTTCAAACGGTTGCTGAAGCCCGCTGTAATATTTTGACCATCCATCAGACGATTCCGATCCAAGGCCGTGCCAATGTGACATTGTCTTTGGACGTAACGGCGATGGAAATGGATTTGGATGCTTTTCTGCAACAGTTGAAAAAACTCGATTTTGTCGAGTCAGCTGAAGTTGTATCAAGTGGATCATCATAA